Within the Rosa rugosa chromosome 2, drRosRugo1.1, whole genome shotgun sequence genome, the region GAATAAAATTTGACCCAAGCTTCAATACCTCCAGTGTATTACTCTCGAAAAGGCTCCTAGGTAACCCAAAATCATTTCCGTCTGGAAAGAACTCAATATTCAGGTCAAGTTCAACAAGATTACGCCCAATGGCAGTGTCAATCCAGCGCCAAATATGAGAGTGATATCTATCACGCCTTCGTTCAGCATTGAACTTTTCAATGTATGATTCCCACTCAAAGTCGATATCACGCGAACATTCAAGTTTGAGCTTTTGGATGTTTGATGAGCCACGAAAGTCAAGGACCCAATTAACAAACCTTTTAAAATGAACAAGTCTGTAGAACTCCTCGTCTTCGAAGTCTAGATTGGGAaccaaagtccaatttgttgtTCCACCTCTTTGACAGAATCGTGGTCCTCACAGCACATTTTGTCCCGAGGAAGGAAAGTATGTGACAAATAACTTCATCTGGTAGTGCACTCAACCTATCTTCAACCCTTGCTTGAAGCTTTGACATTGAATCCGTTTTATATTCTGAAGTTTATTTGGACAACACTCAGACTACAACTCCTATTGTAAGCTTATAGAGCTTCTATGTATACAAACTTCACAGCATTTCAGTTAGAACTTTAGCAACATTCTTAGTTCTAATGTGTTCTGTATGGTTACTTACAAATTACACAAACAGAGAAATTTTGGGAAAGTTACAACATAGTGTATTTCATAGTTCAATTCAAAAGATTCATATGGCCagttcccaaaaaaaaaaaaaaaaaaaaaaaaaaagaaattctacATGTATGGCAACAGTAATAATTAATCAATTCTTCATCAATTATCTAGTTTCTGCAAAAGAGTTCTTTTATCTATAAAAGCTGACCCGACGGAATATATTGAAAGGGAACATTTTATCAGAAACCACACATCATTAAATCTAGAATTATCAGCACAAGAACTATAGTTTGCTTACAGATAAGCAACAAAAAAGGGTAAAACGTGAATACTTTGTGTCTTCTGGCATACAAGTAATCTAAAGCTGTGGAGAAAAGTacttctgggttttctgggtacGCAAATAAATAATAAGCAATCAAAAGCTGCGGAGAAAGTACCTTATAAGATGTACCAGGAAGGAAAATACTGGCGAAGAAAAATGACCAGCGTCTTCATTCTTCAAAGATTTGACCTTTTCTCTTTGGTGGCTTTGGGTGGGTAACAAGGCGGGAGTGCGCATGTAAAATGGCGGGAAAGGGAaagaaaatagataaaaaaacaGGCGGGCAGtaattttttttggtcaaacatAAAAGGTATAATTTTTagcatgttcacctcgaaatcTGAAATATGTAGGGCACTCATAGCCTCATAGGTCATAGCAACCTCGCTTATGAATGATGATATGTGATAACAAAGCTTGTGTAGGAGTAGCAGATCTGGCGCCTTGCATTCACAGTTTCACACTCACAAATCTGTTCAAAATATTATCATTTGGCAGCAAAATTGACACTTCTCGCTCAAACTCAATAGAGTCTACAGTTTCTGTAcaattgaagttttttttttttaaggtaatGATTAATTGGTACACATCTGTGTgattcaaacaaacaaaatatgTGAGTTTTAACTGTGGAAAGATCTGCTCGCTTGCGAGGCTAGTGCTAATGCCTTCCTTCCTGTATCCATCATCATCCTCTCCCTCGCTGCACGTCGCTGATGTTGCCTTGCATTTTTAGCACGCTTTAGAGCTAACCGGCTATCCCTTTCTTGAAATGCAAGTCTGAACTTTTCAGCCAAAGACAATTCCTTGTGACCTGAGATTGAAAGAGGTGGAGGCATTGCCCTTGGTAAAAAACCCCATGTCACCCATGTCTTCGGATCAATATCCTTGACCACAGAATTATCCAATTGGATATCTGGTAATGCTTCCCAGGGAACTTGAGTTCCTCTGAATCCAAAGGGGGATGGCTTTGGATTTACTATAATCCGTGGGCATTCAGTGGAATATCTTTCCAAGGAATCTTTATCAATCTGCGGctgcaaaaataaaaataaaataaaatgaggaCTTAACAAGATTTACTACTCCAAAACAAACCATTGGGGCAGAATAGTAGTAACTATGGAAGCTTGTACTttaactttaatttttttatttggccATAATCAAGAAGTATCTAAAAATCCCAAACAAAATTAATTGAATAGTCATAAGCAATTGATTGAATACATAAAGCACAAGGATAGTTCTACATATACATGCCAATAAAGTTTATGTTATAACACTAGCTAACAACTAACATGTCACTCTCGCGTATCTGAGCTTTCTGCTGTCTAGCATTCACATCTGAACCTTCTTTTTGCTTTTCTATTCCATTTATTAGGTAAGTTCTAGTTCATGGTCACTTATTGGTAACATAGGGCATGCCAATTTCTCTAGTGACAAGTTCTCATTTACACTAGGGATACAAGTTTCCCATGTGaattttcaacaataaaaagCTAGCCACGACATTCAAGTGAAGAGGTACTATGATGGACAGAACAGATCATGACAACCAACGGATTTTAGTAgttgatgaagaaaagaatcAAATATATAGGAAAGATCAAGTACATACCCATACAAGCCACCTCAATGTATCTGCAACAGTAACAAGTTCTTCGGTCTTCAGTTCTTCCCAGGAATCTCCCTCTACATTGTTCAACTTCGGTTTTAATACATCCAAGCACCTGCGTGCAGTGCGATCACTATTCCGGCTCCCTCTGCAATAATAATTTTGATTCATAGCctgttataaaaaaaatttgtactcCTAGTCAAAACAAAATATTCTGGACGCTTCAACAGCATGGCCCAAAGAAAAAAGATTAAGATATGTGAAGGGCATTCTAGGTTAAGTAACTGGGGCTAGAATTCTAGATCAATTTTCTTCAGGTGAGCAGACTGATAGAATGGTTTACTAAACAATGAACATGAATCTGGGAATATCTTGTAGCTGGACTATTGACAATGTAATTTTGATAGTTAAGAACTCGTACAAGACTGTCAGGATAAAAACACATCACATTCGATCAAAAGGAGAGGGACAgagtgacaaaaaaaaaaaaaaataataataataataataaaataaaataaaaaacaccaCAGTTTGGTTATAAACAAGATGGGATGGAAGAATGGCATGATGTTCAAATAGGGTTCCTTGCGCCATGTTCCCATCCCATCCAGTTTAAATTCATTTGGAGGATTGAAGAAGATGCAGTGTAGTGGAACCATTGCATTGACATGATGCCACATATGCTACATGAAACAGTGTGAGCTGTTCCTTTAGAGAAAAACATGAACTCCCTCATAATAATCATGCATAAATTAATACTAATGTCTTCTGACTTTTATATAAGTTACTGAAGCTTTACCATTATTCGAAAAGTGCTCTCCTGACCATAAAAACAACTTACATATATACAGAAACTTGTAATGAAAGTTCAAAATGCTCATCATGTTATCAAAAGAGCGCTTACCCACATCTCAATGTCTCCAATGAAAGACAGCGGTGCACAAGTTCAGAAACCCCAACAGCAGTAATATTATCACACCGGCTGCAAAAGAGAGAGATGTTTCAATATAACTAAATAATTTCAAAACCAAATTTCTTTTTTATGCCTCAATATTAGCCAAACACTACTTATCCTAATTAATAACCTAAAGCAACTTTCCCCCTCCCATATAGTATTATAATTTTCCTACAAATCTACGTACATTTGATGGCTCAAGACTCTGATAAGCATACATGAGATACAACGAACATACTTCATGAGATAAGACTAACAGTTGTCTGGTATGCATAAAACATTGCATCCTCCACATTCTAATAGTTTACTGGTACCACACAAACTCGCTTATTTAAACCTCAGTAACTTATTTTAAGAATGATCAAACAGAAATCCCCATACCTAATATCAACAGCTCGAAGAGATCCACATATCTCAGCCACTTTTGCTAAGCCCAAATCTGAAACATCTGATGCAGAGAGGTCAAGAACGTCCCAGCTCTCATCAGCTAATGCAATAATAACATCATCCTTGAGTAACTTTCTTCTTCTCGCAATGGCCACCAGTACCCTCTACCACCACCCAAAGACAAACCATTGTCAATTGTTTCACATATAAACAGAAACCCATTAACACAAAAGCATCCCATACCAGTTCTTCAACAAAAATCACCCAAATTATGCACAAAGATTGATGCTTTTGCTGATTGAAGCTCACATTCTAAAAGGGTTTTGCTGAACAGTAACAAAAATTTAGTACCTTGATTTCTGGTGGAAAGTCAAGTGCAATGTCAGCCAAATGGGGGATGATATCCTCCAAGTGACTACCAACAACTCCAAGACACAAATTGAGTAAAGTGGGAGGAGATTTTGACCTTCCAAGCTGTGTTCCTGCCATGTTATGCAC harbors:
- the LOC133732013 gene encoding uncharacterized protein LOC133732013, producing the protein MEKGKALVSTTIALAKLDLNPKSNPMVQNPQSQSSRTQLGRSKSPPTLLNLCLGVVGSHLEDIIPHLADIALDFPPEIKRVLVAIARRRKLLKDDVIIALADESWDVLDLSASDVSDLGLAKVAEICGSLRAVDISRCDNITAVGVSELVHRCLSLETLRCGGSRNSDRTARRCLDVLKPKLNNVEGDSWEELKTEELVTVADTLRWLVWPQIDKDSLERYSTECPRIIVNPKPSPFGFRGTQVPWEALPDIQLDNSVVKDIDPKTWVTWGFLPRAMPPPLSISGHKELSLAEKFRLAFQERDSRLALKRAKNARQHQRRAARERMMMDTGRKALALASQASRSFHS